A genomic window from Planctomycetaceae bacterium includes:
- a CDS encoding type Z 30S ribosomal protein S14 → MTTKALMNKSRQKPKFTTRVYTRCQICGRARAVYRKFMICRLCLRKLASEGKIPGLKKASW, encoded by the coding sequence ATGACAACCAAAGCTCTAATGAATAAAAGTCGGCAAAAGCCCAAATTTACGACAAGAGTGTATACACGCTGTCAGATTTGCGGCCGAGCCAGAGCGGTTTACAGGAAATTTATGATTTGCAGATTGTGTCTGCGAAAACTCGCATCGGAAGGCAAGATTCCAGGCCTGAAAAAAGCGAGCTGGTAA
- the rplE gene encoding 50S ribosomal protein L5 — MARLKDLYKSKVVATLKEKYEYSSSMAVPRMLKIVISMGVGKATQDKKFIESATADLALISGQKPLLCKAKKSVSNFKVRQGDPTGLKVTLRGFRMFEFMDRLINLAIPRVKDFRGLNPKSFDEAGNYSMGISEQTIFPEIDAAKVENVQGMNITFVTTAKTNDEAREMLRLFGMPFRE; from the coding sequence ATGGCAAGGTTAAAAGATTTATATAAGTCGAAGGTTGTTGCGACACTTAAAGAAAAGTACGAATATTCAAGCTCTATGGCAGTGCCGAGAATGCTTAAAATTGTAATTTCTATGGGCGTCGGCAAGGCAACGCAGGATAAGAAATTTATCGAAAGCGCGACTGCTGATTTGGCATTGATTTCCGGCCAGAAGCCGTTACTTTGCAAGGCAAAGAAAAGCGTATCGAACTTCAAAGTTCGTCAGGGCGACCCGACTGGTTTGAAAGTTACGCTCCGCGGCTTTCGTATGTTCGAGTTTATGGACAGACTTATCAATCTTGCGATTCCGCGAGTAAAAGACTTCCGCGGATTAAATCCAAAGAGCTTCGATGAGGCTGGGAATTATTCGATGGGTATCAGTGAACAAACCATCTTTCCGGAAATCGACGCTGCTAAAGTTGAAAACGTTCAGGGTATGAACATAACGTTTGTAACAACGGCTAAAACAAATGATGAAGCAAGAGAAATGCTTAGATTGTTTGGAATGCCGTTCAGGGAGTAA
- the rplD gene encoding 50S ribosomal protein L4, which translates to MITIAVHNREGKEIDSLKVDEAVFGGRIRHALLKQAIVMYNANKRVGTAATKSRGMVEGSTRKLYKQKGTGNARAGTVRQNIRRGGGVAFAKVARDFGKDMPRKQRQLATDAAILAKLKVGNVVIIDELKFEKPKTKDFVKVLGNLKIERTCVVAINQSDENLYMSTRNLPGISVMKAIELNAGEICNKQKMLFTKEAFMGLIEKGKKD; encoded by the coding sequence ATGATTACTATAGCAGTACATAACAGAGAAGGTAAAGAAATTGACAGCCTCAAAGTCGATGAAGCGGTTTTCGGCGGACGCATAAGGCACGCACTGCTCAAACAGGCAATCGTAATGTACAACGCTAACAAGCGAGTCGGTACAGCAGCGACGAAAAGCAGAGGTATGGTCGAAGGTTCTACGAGAAAACTTTATAAGCAAAAAGGCACGGGTAATGCTCGCGCGGGTACTGTTCGTCAGAACATTCGCCGAGGTGGCGGTGTTGCTTTCGCAAAGGTCGCGCGTGACTTCGGTAAAGATATGCCGAGGAAACAAAGACAGCTTGCAACGGATGCTGCAATTCTTGCAAAATTGAAAGTCGGAAACGTCGTTATTATCGATGAGTTGAAATTTGAAAAACCAAAGACAAAAGATTTTGTCAAGGTTCTTGGAAATTTGAAAATCGAAAGAACATGTGTTGTTGCAATCAATCAGTCTGACGAAAATCTTTATATGTCGACCAGAAACTTGCCGGGCATATCAGTTATGAAGGCAATCGAACTCAACGCAGGCGAAATATGCAATAAGCAAAAAATGCTCTTCACCAAAGAAGCATTTATGGGATTGATTGAAAAGGGTAAGAAAGATTAA
- the rplV gene encoding 50S ribosomal protein L22 — protein MLSAKKLDKLIKSSGTNVAELAEKIARTGLEKKQATTALKNWRKGLNSPIAGKADVEAIAQALGVEPTDISEWRCTVKYAPSAPRKAALVTELIAGRGAQEALDLLKFTHKRASYMIDKALKSAIANADEDSADVESLYICEARVDGAGVRVGTKRFIAKDRGRAHSLKKLASHIHITVTEAK, from the coding sequence ATGTTAAGCGCAAAAAAGCTTGATAAATTAATTAAATCTTCGGGCACAAACGTAGCAGAACTGGCCGAGAAAATTGCTCGTACCGGTCTGGAAAAGAAACAGGCGACAACTGCTTTGAAGAATTGGCGTAAGGGCTTGAATAGCCCGATTGCCGGCAAAGCTGATGTTGAAGCAATAGCACAGGCACTGGGCGTTGAGCCGACAGATATTTCTGAATGGCGATGTACGGTAAAATATGCACCGTCAGCGCCAAGAAAAGCCGCACTTGTTACAGAGTTGATTGCCGGCAGAGGTGCGCAGGAAGCACTCGATTTGCTTAAGTTCACGCATAAGCGTGCATCTTATATGATCGACAAGGCACTGAAAAGCGCAATCGCAAACGCAGACGAAGATTCGGCAGATGTTGAAAGCCTTTATATCTGCGAAGCGCGCGTTGACGGCGCAGGCGTAAGAGTCGGCACGAAAAGATTTATCGCCAAAGACAGAGGCCGTGCACATAGTTTGAAAAAATTAGCAAGTCACATTCATATTACTGTGACGGAAGCGAAATAA
- the fusA gene encoding elongation factor G, which translates to MPESLSKIRNIGVMAHIDAGKTTFSERVLYYTGKTYKMGEVHEGTAVMDYLEEEQQRGITITSAATTCPWKKWVFHLIDTPGHVDFTAEVERSLRVLDGAIAVFDGSEGVQAQSETVWRQGQKYHLPCICFINKMDKIGADFEMSVNSIREKLAAHPVALQIPIGAASTFEGLIELITMKAVYFKTEKLGATVEEAEIPEEMKAEAEKWRHDMLEALAEFDDQLMEKYVHNEPVGEELIHKAIRKGTISGKLHPVFVGSALRYIGIQRALDGVGMYLPSPVDKPEIIAHEPSGDKKEVIVKCDTHKPFVGLAFKIIADKHGDLTFIRIYQGVLKNATRVLNANRNIKENVTRLFKMHASSRENVETAKAGDIVACIGLKDTMTGDTLCDTKHPVQLENIKFPEAVISMSIEPEGAGDRDKLPTGLAALRKEDPTFQFKYDPETGQTIIRGMGELHLEIIQHRLTRDMKINVKVGRPKVAYREAFSKKIEQETKFVRQTGGHGQYGHVVIIMEPLLDEEGRFKKENEFENKIIGGTIPKEYIPAVKSGVMEALTSGDLAGYPVVGAKVSLIDGSFHTVDSSELAFEQAGMLAVREGLKKAGSILLEPIMKLEVTIPDTEFGTVQGNIISKRGLITDSRMHGNLRTIDANVPLSEMFGYSSELRSVTSGRGTFVMEPLTYEKVPEQIAEKILAGY; encoded by the coding sequence ATGCCAGAATCATTATCAAAAATCAGAAATATCGGAGTAATGGCTCATATCGATGCAGGCAAAACAACCTTCAGCGAGCGAGTTCTATATTATACAGGTAAGACCTACAAAATGGGCGAAGTACACGAAGGTACCGCTGTTATGGACTACCTCGAAGAAGAACAGCAAAGAGGTATTACAATAACAAGCGCAGCAACGACCTGCCCGTGGAAAAAATGGGTGTTCCATCTTATCGATACGCCGGGACACGTGGACTTTACAGCAGAAGTTGAACGTTCACTTCGTGTGCTGGACGGTGCTATCGCTGTGTTCGATGGTTCCGAAGGCGTACAGGCACAAAGTGAAACAGTCTGGCGTCAGGGACAAAAATATCATCTGCCTTGTATTTGCTTCATTAACAAGATGGATAAAATCGGCGCAGATTTTGAAATGAGCGTAAACAGCATCAGAGAAAAACTTGCCGCTCATCCTGTTGCTCTGCAGATTCCAATCGGAGCGGCTTCAACATTTGAGGGTCTGATTGAACTTATCACAATGAAAGCCGTTTATTTCAAAACTGAAAAACTCGGCGCAACTGTTGAAGAAGCTGAAATTCCAGAAGAGATGAAAGCCGAGGCTGAAAAATGGCGTCACGATATGCTTGAGGCGCTTGCAGAATTCGACGACCAGCTTATGGAAAAATATGTTCATAACGAGCCTGTCGGAGAAGAATTAATTCACAAGGCAATAAGAAAAGGAACAATCTCCGGCAAACTTCATCCTGTGTTCGTAGGCTCTGCGCTGCGTTATATCGGCATCCAGAGGGCATTAGACGGCGTCGGCATGTATCTTCCTTCTCCGGTTGACAAGCCTGAAATTATTGCTCATGAGCCAAGCGGTGACAAAAAGGAAGTAATCGTAAAGTGCGATACGCATAAACCTTTTGTCGGTTTGGCGTTCAAAATTATCGCGGACAAACACGGCGATTTGACTTTTATCAGAATTTATCAGGGTGTGTTGAAAAACGCCACCCGAGTTCTTAACGCGAATCGCAACATAAAAGAAAATGTTACTCGTCTGTTTAAAATGCACGCAAGCAGCAGAGAAAATGTTGAAACGGCAAAGGCCGGCGATATCGTAGCATGTATCGGTTTGAAAGATACGATGACAGGCGACACGCTGTGCGATACGAAACATCCTGTGCAGCTTGAGAACATTAAGTTCCCTGAAGCTGTTATAAGTATGTCGATTGAGCCAGAAGGTGCGGGCGACAGAGATAAACTTCCTACCGGTCTTGCGGCACTTCGCAAGGAAGACCCGACTTTCCAATTTAAATATGACCCGGAAACCGGCCAGACAATTATCAGAGGTATGGGCGAACTGCACCTTGAAATTATACAGCACAGACTTACACGCGATATGAAAATCAATGTCAAAGTCGGCAGACCAAAAGTCGCTTACAGAGAAGCATTCAGCAAGAAAATCGAACAGGAAACAAAATTTGTTCGTCAAACGGGCGGTCACGGTCAGTATGGCCATGTTGTTATTATAATGGAACCGCTGCTTGATGAAGAGGGCAGATTCAAAAAAGAAAACGAATTTGAGAACAAAATTATCGGAGGCACAATTCCGAAAGAATATATTCCAGCGGTTAAAAGCGGCGTAATGGAAGCACTTACCAGCGGCGATTTAGCGGGCTATCCTGTTGTCGGCGCTAAAGTTTCGTTAATTGACGGTTCTTTCCATACTGTCGATTCATCCGAATTGGCATTTGAACAGGCCGGTATGCTGGCTGTTCGCGAAGGTCTCAAAAAAGCAGGCAGTATACTTCTTGAGCCGATTATGAAATTAGAGGTAACAATACCAGATACTGAATTCGGCACGGTTCAGGGCAATATAATCAGCAAACGCGGATTAATTACGGACAGCAGAATGCACGGCAATTTACGAACAATTGACGCTAATGTACCGCTTTCCGAGATGTTTGGCTATTCGAGCGAACTCCGCAGTGTAACCAGCGGAAGAGGCACTTTCGTGATGGAACCGCTGACTTATGAAAAAGTTCCTGAACAAATTGCAGAAAAAATTTTAGCAGGCTATTGA
- the rplP gene encoding 50S ribosomal protein L16, whose protein sequence is MALMPKRVKYRKSQRGRMKGNATRQNYVAFGEYGLQALELSWITARQIEAARVAASHYLHRAGKVYIRIFPSKSISKKPLETRMGKGKAEVEQWVAVVKPGMVMFEMGGIGEDVAKRAMARVAHKMPIKCRFITRRHTV, encoded by the coding sequence ATGGCTCTGATGCCAAAAAGAGTTAAATATCGTAAAAGTCAGCGCGGCCGAATGAAAGGCAACGCGACAAGGCAGAACTATGTAGCCTTCGGCGAATACGGCCTGCAGGCGCTGGAATTAAGCTGGATAACGGCCAGACAAATAGAAGCGGCAAGAGTTGCTGCATCGCACTATCTGCACAGAGCCGGCAAGGTTTATATCAGAATATTCCCGAGCAAATCCATATCCAAGAAACCGCTTGAGACAAGAATGGGTAAAGGTAAAGCGGAAGTTGAACAATGGGTAGCAGTTGTGAAACCCGGTATGGTAATGTTCGAAATGGGCGGAATCGGCGAAGATGTAGCGAAAAGGGCAATGGCCAGAGTCGCACATAAAATGCCGATTAAATGCAGATTTATTACAAGAAGACATACGGTATAA
- the rpsG gene encoding 30S ribosomal protein S7: protein MAKKFTASVKQLKPDGKFSSKLVSKFINSMMWQGKKSTSTQIFYSALDIVASKVKDVAPLEIFETAINNVKPHLEVRSKRVGGASYQVPMPVNPKRQQSLAFRWILASARGKKGRAMHERLAAELFDAYNKQGGAMTTRENIHKMAEANKAFAHFAW, encoded by the coding sequence ATGGCAAAAAAGTTTACAGCTTCCGTAAAACAGTTAAAACCGGACGGAAAATTCAGTAGCAAACTTGTTTCCAAGTTCATCAACTCAATGATGTGGCAGGGAAAGAAGTCAACCTCAACACAGATATTCTATAGTGCTTTGGATATCGTGGCTTCCAAGGTAAAGGATGTTGCGCCGCTTGAAATATTTGAGACGGCTATCAATAACGTCAAACCACACCTTGAAGTCCGTTCCAAAAGAGTCGGCGGTGCAAGCTACCAGGTGCCAATGCCCGTTAATCCGAAAAGACAACAGTCTCTGGCTTTCCGCTGGATACTTGCTTCAGCAAGAGGCAAAAAGGGAAGGGCAATGCACGAAAGACTTGCAGCAGAACTGTTCGATGCTTACAACAAGCAGGGCGGTGCTATGACAACTCGCGAGAATATTCATAAGATGGCCGAAGCCAACAAGGCTTTCGCTCATTTTGCCTGGTAA
- the rplC gene encoding 50S ribosomal protein L3: MMLIGKKVGMTQIYDEAGKIQPVTVILAGPCVVTQVKTVETDGYNAVQVGFDDVKASRMTQAKEGHAKKANTTAKRCVREDKFEGKDAPCNAGDTITVEAFAEVKYVDITGTSKGKGFAGGMKRHGFGGMPASHGTERKHRSPGSIAGHAANRGWGGKPAKGKRMAGHMGDVKITTKNLALVSIDTEKNLLVVRGAVPGAAGGYVIIKQSKGKK, encoded by the coding sequence ATGATGCTTATTGGTAAAAAAGTTGGAATGACGCAGATATATGACGAAGCAGGGAAAATCCAGCCTGTAACAGTTATCCTGGCCGGTCCATGTGTCGTTACGCAGGTAAAGACTGTCGAAACTGACGGCTATAACGCTGTTCAGGTCGGCTTTGATGATGTAAAGGCTTCTCGTATGACCCAGGCCAAAGAAGGTCATGCCAAGAAGGCCAATACAACCGCAAAAAGATGCGTTCGTGAAGACAAGTTCGAAGGCAAAGACGCTCCTTGCAATGCAGGCGATACAATAACGGTCGAGGCATTTGCTGAAGTGAAATATGTTGATATTACCGGCACAAGCAAAGGTAAAGGTTTTGCCGGCGGTATGAAACGCCATGGTTTCGGCGGTATGCCCGCAAGTCACGGTACTGAAAGAAAGCACCGTTCACCTGGTTCTATCGCAGGTCATGCGGCAAACAGAGGCTGGGGTGGTAAGCCGGCAAAAGGCAAGAGAATGGCCGGTCATATGGGAGACGTAAAAATAACAACTAAAAATCTCGCACTTGTGAGTATAGATACAGAAAAAAATCTGCTTGTCGTAAGAGGTGCCGTTCCAGGCGCTGCGGGCGGATACGTGATAATAAAACAAAGTAAGGGAAAGAAATAA
- the rplW gene encoding 50S ribosomal protein L23, whose product MDDHEIVVRPLITEQSTHLANTKNAYAFEVNPDANKPQIKAAIERLYEVKVKEVRTANRIGKKSRRGRFTGQKSDWKKAVVVLDEKYHIDLF is encoded by the coding sequence ATGGACGATCATGAAATAGTAGTAAGGCCGCTGATAACAGAACAAAGCACGCATTTGGCGAATACAAAAAATGCTTACGCTTTCGAGGTTAATCCGGACGCAAACAAGCCGCAAATTAAAGCAGCGATTGAGCGGTTGTATGAAGTAAAGGTAAAAGAAGTCCGCACGGCCAATCGTATCGGCAAAAAAAGCCGGAGAGGCAGATTTACCGGACAGAAATCAGACTGGAAAAAAGCAGTCGTTGTGCTTGATGAGAAATATCATATAGATTTATTTTAA
- the rpmC gene encoding 50S ribosomal protein L29 — MEATQIREMKSEDRTVELEKLERELFTLRTRAETEKLENTHLLRNIKRDIARYKTIIRQSQLKA; from the coding sequence ATGGAAGCAACCCAGATAAGAGAAATGAAATCGGAAGACAGAACAGTTGAGCTCGAAAAACTCGAGAGGGAACTGTTTACTCTGCGAACAAGAGCTGAAACTGAAAAGCTTGAAAATACGCACCTGTTGCGGAATATCAAACGTGATATCGCCAGGTATAAAACAATAATCAGACAAAGCCAATTGAAGGCCTAA
- the rpsL gene encoding 30S ribosomal protein S12 — protein MPTINQLVKKGRGHKGKKRISDITGCPQKRGVCLIVRTQTPKKPNSALRKIARVRLTNGKEVTAYIPGIDHNLQEHSTVLIRGGRVRDLPGVRYHIVRGTLDSAGVANRKRSRSKYGAKRS, from the coding sequence ATGCCAACGATTAATCAGTTAGTGAAAAAAGGCAGAGGCCATAAAGGCAAAAAGCGTATATCCGATATTACGGGCTGTCCTCAAAAAAGAGGCGTATGTCTGATTGTAAGAACACAGACGCCCAAGAAACCAAACTCGGCTTTGCGTAAAATCGCTCGTGTCCGCTTAACCAACGGCAAAGAAGTAACTGCCTATATTCCGGGTATCGACCATAACCTGCAGGAACACAGTACGGTTCTTATCCGCGGCGGCAGAGTAAGAGACTTGCCTGGCGTTCGTTATCATATCGTCCGCGGTACACTGGATTCAGCAGGTGTTGCAAACAGAAAACGCAGCCGCAGCAAGTATGGCGCTAAAAGAAGTTAA
- the rplF gene encoding 50S ribosomal protein L6, producing MSRIGKKAIDIPSGVKIEFAGQTVKVSGPKGSLELQRNPKITVKLDDSGKKIVVDNTAPEGRLEKAMFGTTRALLNNMVIGVSKGYEKKMEIYGTGYNVKEQGGNLILTVGYANPASVAIPKSVKVIIDIPATKGNDTPAKFTVTSYNKQELGQFAAVVRKVKPPEPYQGKGIRYGGEYVRRKAGKAFASGASS from the coding sequence ATGAGTCGAATTGGAAAAAAAGCAATAGATATACCATCTGGAGTAAAGATTGAATTCGCGGGCCAAACTGTAAAGGTTAGCGGTCCCAAAGGCAGTCTTGAACTTCAGAGAAATCCGAAAATAACAGTTAAGCTCGATGACAGCGGTAAAAAAATAGTAGTAGATAATACCGCACCTGAAGGCCGACTGGAAAAAGCGATGTTCGGAACAACAAGAGCATTGCTGAACAATATGGTAATCGGCGTCAGCAAAGGCTATGAGAAAAAAATGGAAATCTACGGAACAGGCTACAACGTAAAAGAGCAGGGCGGCAATCTTATATTGACTGTCGGCTATGCAAACCCCGCGAGTGTAGCGATTCCTAAAAGCGTAAAAGTAATTATAGACATACCTGCGACAAAAGGTAATGATACGCCGGCTAAGTTTACTGTTACAAGTTACAACAAACAGGAACTTGGTCAGTTCGCAGCAGTAGTAAGAAAAGTGAAACCGCCGGAACCATATCAGGGCAAAGGTATTCGTTATGGCGGCGAATATGTACGCAGGAAAGCGGGCAAGGCATTCGCCAGCGGCGCATCATCATAA
- the rplN gene encoding 50S ribosomal protein L14, with product MIQQRTMIDIADNSGVRRAQCISVLGRSAASTGKYTRCTAAVGDIICVALKKYLPTCQLDRKKVYRCVVIRTKRPIRRADGSYVKFDSNAAVIIDADGNPIGTRIFGAVARELREKNYMKIVSLASEVV from the coding sequence TTGATTCAGCAAAGAACAATGATAGACATAGCCGATAACTCCGGCGTACGCAGAGCACAGTGCATTAGCGTGCTCGGCCGCAGCGCTGCCAGTACCGGCAAGTATACACGCTGCACCGCGGCAGTCGGCGATATAATCTGTGTGGCCTTAAAGAAGTATCTGCCCACTTGTCAGCTTGACAGGAAAAAGGTTTACAGATGCGTGGTAATCAGAACCAAACGACCGATTCGCAGGGCTGATGGCAGCTATGTCAAATTTGACAGCAACGCAGCCGTGATTATCGACGCTGACGGCAATCCAATCGGCACAAGAATTTTTGGTGCAGTAGCAAGAGAACTAAGAGAAAAGAATTATATGAAAATCGTTTCTCTGGCAAGCGAGGTCGTATAA
- the rpsJ gene encoding 30S ribosomal protein S10 — MAVETERIRIRMEAYDPRALDTSAREIVEQARRTNARVSGPIPLPTRIERYTVLRSPHVDKKSREQFEMRTHKRLIDIYEANARTVEALNRLVVPAGVFVKIKA; from the coding sequence ATGGCAGTTGAGACAGAAAGAATCAGAATAAGAATGGAAGCGTACGATCCGCGTGCGCTGGACACATCAGCTCGTGAAATAGTAGAGCAGGCACGCAGAACTAACGCTCGTGTCAGCGGTCCGATTCCGCTTCCAACCCGTATTGAAAGATACACTGTTCTTAGAAGTCCGCACGTTGACAAGAAAAGTCGTGAACAGTTTGAGATGCGCACTCACAAGCGTTTGATAGATATCTACGAAGCCAATGCAAGGACAGTAGAAGCTCTGAATCGTCTTGTAGTACCGGCCGGTGTGTTTGTAAAGATTAAGGCATAA
- the rpsQ gene encoding 30S ribosomal protein S17, whose translation MTEQRKQRKTIRGTVVSRSGDKSIKIELTFKVRHPVYGKLVKRTTRFGVHDEKNEAVIGDLIEIIECRPMSKTKSWRLVQVVQKAPEQI comes from the coding sequence ATGACAGAACAGAGAAAACAAAGAAAGACGATTCGCGGCACGGTAGTAAGTCGCAGCGGCGATAAGAGTATCAAGATAGAATTGACTTTTAAAGTCAGACATCCTGTTTACGGGAAACTTGTAAAAAGAACGACCCGATTTGGTGTTCATGATGAAAAAAACGAGGCCGTCATCGGTGACTTGATTGAAATCATTGAATGCAGACCCATGAGCAAAACCAAGTCGTGGCGATTAGTACAGGTAGTGCAGAAGGCACCGGAACAAATATAA
- the rpsH gene encoding 30S ribosomal protein S8: protein MHSDPIADMLTRIRNAGTARLNYTNIKKSKICLGIANVLKSEGYITGFETIDDATGQGLIRVELKYTMEGMPAITEVKRISKPGRRLYGSVDKLPHVLNGMGIAIVTTNKGIMTDGQCRKDCVSGEILCTVS, encoded by the coding sequence ATGCACAGTGATCCGATAGCGGATATGCTTACGAGAATACGAAATGCCGGCACGGCAAGACTGAATTATACCAATATAAAGAAGTCTAAAATATGCCTGGGCATTGCGAATGTTCTGAAAAGCGAAGGATACATTACCGGCTTTGAAACAATAGATGACGCAACCGGTCAGGGCCTTATCAGAGTGGAACTGAAGTACACTATGGAAGGTATGCCGGCGATAACTGAAGTTAAACGAATAAGCAAACCGGGCAGAAGGCTTTACGGCTCTGTTGATAAACTGCCGCATGTTTTGAACGGCATGGGTATAGCGATAGTAACAACAAATAAAGGCATTATGACTGACGGACAGTGCCGCAAGGACTGCGTCAGCGGCGAAATACTTTGTACGGTGTCCTAA
- a CDS encoding 50S ribosomal protein L24 — MAKNVKKGDMVEIIAGASKGTTAKVMRVLPSEGRVIVEGINRRFKHVKPSRKYPQGGRIQVEEPIHISNVLPVSPKSSAGTRVRFVTDGKGVKKRVSLDGSEIGILRKAK; from the coding sequence ATGGCAAAGAATGTTAAAAAAGGTGATATGGTTGAAATTATAGCCGGTGCAAGCAAAGGCACAACCGCAAAAGTAATGCGAGTATTACCTTCCGAAGGTAGAGTTATCGTTGAAGGCATTAACAGAAGATTCAAACATGTAAAGCCGTCACGGAAATATCCGCAGGGCGGAAGAATTCAGGTTGAAGAACCAATTCACATCAGCAATGTGCTTCCGGTTAGTCCGAAAAGCTCGGCTGGTACGAGAGTAAGATTCGTAACTGATGGCAAAGGCGTAAAAAAACGCGTCTCTTTGGATGGTTCTGAAATAGGTATTTTGAGAAAAGCGAAATAA
- the rplB gene encoding 50S ribosomal protein L2 yields the protein MGIKIYRPTSNGRRNQSVNDYAELTTASPEKSLCVRIKKAGGKNNHGVTTCRFRGGGARKLYRVIDFKRNKDNVSATVETVEYDPNRNCFISLVGYEDGEKRYILAPQGLMVGQKIQSGLEAEPKVGNAMPLSAIPVGVEIHNVEMTAGQGGKLVRGAGLAARLMAREGEWATVVLPSGEMRMLRVECRATIGTLSNPDYQNIKIGKAGRWRHTGRRPHVRGKAQNPVAHPMGGGEGRANGGRHPCSPTGVLAKGGKTRNPRKVSGRKIVRRRKTNRGVQLVL from the coding sequence ATGGGTATAAAAATATACAGACCAACATCTAACGGACGCCGAAACCAGTCGGTGAATGATTACGCAGAACTGACAACGGCCAGTCCGGAGAAAAGTCTTTGCGTAAGAATTAAAAAGGCCGGCGGTAAAAATAACCACGGCGTAACGACTTGCAGATTCCGCGGCGGCGGTGCAAGAAAACTTTATAGAGTTATCGATTTCAAACGCAACAAAGACAATGTGTCGGCGACGGTTGAAACAGTTGAATATGATCCGAATAGAAATTGCTTTATTTCTCTTGTTGGTTATGAAGACGGTGAAAAGCGATATATACTTGCTCCGCAGGGGTTGATGGTCGGACAGAAGATTCAAAGCGGTCTTGAGGCGGAACCGAAAGTCGGCAACGCAATGCCGTTGTCAGCGATACCGGTCGGCGTTGAAATTCATAACGTCGAAATGACAGCCGGTCAGGGCGGCAAACTTGTACGAGGCGCAGGCCTTGCAGCAAGATTGATGGCTCGCGAAGGCGAATGGGCGACAGTTGTTCTGCCAAGCGGCGAAATGAGAATGCTGCGAGTAGAATGCAGAGCTACAATCGGTACGCTTAGCAATCCGGATTATCAGAATATCAAAATCGGTAAGGCCGGAAGATGGCGTCATACCGGCAGAAGACCGCACGTTCGCGGTAAAGCCCAGAACCCAGTCGCTCATCCGATGGGCGGCGGTGAAGGCAGAGCTAACGGCGGAAGACATCCGTGCTCGCCGACAGGTGTTCTTGCTAAGGGCGGCAAGACAAGAAATCCGCGTAAGGTAAGCGGCAGGAAAATAGTACGCAGAAGAAAAACCAATCGCGGTGTACAATTAGTGCTGTAA
- the rpsS gene encoding 30S ribosomal protein S19: MSRSLKKGPFVDAKLLAKVVRQIQTGIKDPIKTWSRRSTIVPEFVGYTFMVHNGKVFNKVFVTEEMVGHKLGEFSVTRIFRGHSGVKAAEAAAS, translated from the coding sequence ATGTCTCGTTCGTTAAAAAAAGGACCGTTTGTTGATGCAAAACTTTTAGCAAAAGTTGTTAGGCAGATTCAGACTGGAATCAAAGACCCTATAAAGACCTGGTCGCGACGCAGCACAATCGTTCCGGAATTTGTAGGTTATACTTTCATGGTTCATAATGGGAAAGTATTTAATAAAGTATTCGTAACAGAAGAAATGGTCGGTCATAAGCTGGGCGAATTTTCGGTGACACGTATTTTCCGTGGTCATTCGGGCGTAAAAGCAGCTGAAGCCGCGGCGAGTTAA